The nucleotide sequence CACTCATAGTTATTTCAAAATAGTTTTCAATGTCAGTTAATGTGTGAGAAAATTGTTAGGGTGTTCAAAACTATAATAGTAATTTTGCCTTTCAAAGCAAAGTTAAATAGAATGAGCGGAACAATCCTAGCTATAGAATCATCTTGTGATGAAACATCAGCATCAGTAGTCAAAAATGGTACTGTACTTAGTAATATAGTATCTACACAAGAAGTACACCAAAAATATGGTGGTGTAGTTCCTGAATTGGCTTCTAGAGCACATCAAAAAAATATTCTTCCTGTTGTCAGTGCTGCTTTAGATGATGCAGGTGTTGAGAAAAAGGACCTTGATGCTGTTGCTTTTACTAAAGGACCTGGTCTTCTTGGAGCATTACTGGTAGGTACTTCATTTGCTAAAGGTATGGCTATGGCACTTGATATTCCATTGATTGGAGTAAACCATATGCAAGCACACATTCTTGCTCATTTTATTGATGATCCAAAACCGAACTTCCCATTTTTATGTTTAACAGTGAGTGGAGGCCATACTCAATTGGTTGTAGTTCACTCTCCTCTAAATATGGAAATTGTAGGTGAAACAATAGATGATGCTGTTGGTGAGGCTTTTGATAAAACAGCCAAAATCATGGGATTAGATTATCCTGGTGGTCCATTGATTGATAAATATGCGAAAGAGGGTGACCCGCTAAAATATGAATTCCCTAATGTAAATATTCCAGAGTATAATTTCTCTTTCAGTGGAATTAAAACGGCATTCTTGAACTTCCTTAGAAAGGAATCTCAGAAGGATGAAAACTTTGTGAAAGATAATATGGCAGATCTCTGTGCTAGTATTCAATACACTCTTATTAAAATTCTTATGAAGAAATTGATTAAAGCTTCTAAGGATTTAAATATTAAAGAAATTGGTATTGCCGGTGGTGTTTCTGCAAATTCATCACTAAGAAATACTATATTAGAGGAAGGAAAAAAGAGAGGGTGGAATGTTTTTATCCCTGAATTTGAACATTGTACTGATAATGCTGCTATGATTGCTATGGCTGCCCACTATCAATACGAAGGAAAAGATTTCGAAGCTTTAAATACATCTCCTAATCCTCGATTAAAATTTACAGGATCAGAAAAGTAAGAACTAATGAGCATTTTTATTGTCCTATTTTCATTTGCTATAGCGATTGGTCTAGGCTCTTATTTAAGTATTAATGCAAAAAAGAATAAATTAAATTCTCCAGACCACACTTCGACACCTGAACTAAACGACGCCAACGTTATTAGTTTAGCAAGCCAATATGAGGACGGGATAAGTGTTGCGGCACTCTGCCTTAAAACCAAATCTTCTGCAAAAGCAGCAAAGAAAAAATTGGAAGAACTGAGATCTGAGGGCATTTTACATTTGTCTATTGGAGAAAATGGAACTGAAAAATATATGATCAGTGATACCTCTTTGCTTGATAAAAAGTAAATGTAATACGATACATCTTCACTGATTTTAAAATTGCCTTTTGATTACATATCAAAAGGCTTTTTTGTTTATAAATGCTTTTACATATTTGTAGTATGGAATCACTACTAGCATACATAAACTGGGATGTCAATCCTGAGATCCTCCCAGGTATTTTACCTGTGAGATGGTATGGTTTACTTTTCTCACTAGGATTTTTCATTGGCACATGGATTATGGCCAAAATTTTTGTTAGAGAAAATAGACCTGAGTCTGATGCAGACGCAATTTTAATTTACATGGTAGCCGCTACAATAATCGGAGCAAGACTTGGCCATGTATTTTTCTATCAACCTGATTATTATTTAACCCACCCTATAGAAATTATTCAAATCTGGAAAGGTGGTTTAGCCAGTCATGGTGGTGCGATTGGTATTATCGTCGCATTGTATTTTTATGCTAAAAACCGACCTGATCAACCTTGGTTATGGATACTGGATAGAATTGTAATTCCAGTAGCATTAGCGGGTTGTTTTATTCGTTTTGGTAACCTGATGAACTCTGAGATTATCGGTAAAGCAACGGATGTACCTTGGGCATTTATCTTTGAAAGAGCATATGTTGAAGATCCTATGACTCCACGTCATCCAGCACAATTGTACGAATCTTTAACTTACTTATGTATCTTCTTTATTTTAGGTGCAATCTATAAAAAAGAAGGTCCTAAATTACCGCAAGGAAGGTTATTCGGTTTATTCCTAGTACTTGTCTTCGGTATGCGATTTGTTTGGGAATTCTTTAAAGAAAACCAAGTTGCTTTTGAAGCAAATATGGAATTAAACATGGGACAATGGTTGAGTATTCCTGCTGTATTAGCTGGTTTATTCTTTATCTGGAGATCAACAACTCCTGCCGCTGCTCCTCCTCCATATCCAGAGGTTAATCCTAATGAAGGAAAAAAGAAATAAATAAAAAACTCCACTGAATGTATTTTCAGTGGAGTTTTTTATTTGATCCAATACTTCAATTATCTAGACTCTTCTAGTTTATATTCTTGTAAAGCTGAAGCTAAAAAATCTCTATGCTTATTTACTTCATCTGCATAAGCAGGATCCTTCACAATATTTTTATTTTCTTGAGGATCTTTGATTAAATCATACATCATTTCAGCAATCACTTCTCCTTGTTTGTTTTTGAATAATGTATATCTAAAACCTTTAGTTCTAATAGAATCACCTTGTTTCCATCTACTCAAAGTATAGTCTTTAACTGATGCCTTAGGATTCTTTAAAATTGGTAATAAAGATTGCCCTTGTAATTGTTGAGGTTGGCTAATATCTGCCAATTCACATAACGTAGGGAAGATATCTACAATCTCTGCAAAGCCTTCTACTTTTGCCTTCTTTGTTTTTTTAGAAGACTGTGGCTTGATAATTAATGGAACGTTCAACGCTATATCAAATGTTGAGTGTTTTGCCCAGAAGGTATGTTCACCCAATTGCCATCCATGGTCACCCCAGAGTACAATGATTGTATTGTCGTACAAACCTTGCTCCTTAAGTTCTTGAATAAGTTCACCTAAAAGGTAATCTGAGAAACTTACAGAAGCATAATATCCATGTTTTAGCTTTCTAGCCATTTCATCACTCACGTTTCCTTTACGCGGTACTGTTCTGTACGCTCTAAGTTCACCCCATGTCGTTTTTGCGATGTTAGGCATTCCTTCTGGCAAGAATGGATTTTCTGCCATGGCTATTTCCTCTTCATTATATAAATCCCAAAAACGTTTTGGAGCAACGAAAGGCAAGTGAGGTCTAGCTAAACCAACTGCCATAAAAAAAGGCTGATCTTTTTTCTTGAACTCTTTAAGTTTCTTTTTTGCTAGATCAACAGTTCTACCATCCAAAAAGTCGGTATCCTTACTGTTCTCTACGATTTCATAAGGTAATGACTTCTTATAAGGTTTCTGTGGATTTTCCTTATCAGCTACTAAAGCTGGGTCATGCCACTCAAACATATCCTCTGCAGGATGAAATTCAGTCCAAGAACGTTCAACAGCATCTTTCTTACCATGAATTACTTTACCTGCAGAAAAAGTGTAATAACCGTTTTCTTTAAAGTGTTGACCAATGGTAACGGCATTAGGATAATCCTTATCAATTTTAGCTCCTGCATCTACAAATCGAGTTACAGTAGGTCTTACGCCTGTATGCATAGAAGCTCTTGATGCTCCACAAACTGGCACTTGACAAAACGCATTATAAAATGTTGTCGCATGCTTACTTAATGCATCTATGGATGGTGTTTGAATTATTTTATTATCATAACACCCCAACTCAGGTCGAAGATCATCGACTGTAATTAATAAAACATTCGGCTTCTCTTGAGAGAAGGTGATAGTAGGTAGCAACATTGCTCCTACTATCAAACTTTTAATTTTTTTATACATAACTAACTAGCAGCTTTAACTTCAGCAGTCCAATTCTTAATCATTTTCATCAACTCAGCATTTTTAGGATCGTTGGCATTGAAAATATTATTTGCCTCATATGGATCCTTGCTTAAGTCGTATAACTCATAACGCTCTTCTTTATAGAAGTACATCATTTTAAGGTCACCGTCTCTTGCTACAGTTACATGAATATCGCCTGTAGAGTTTGGCCTTGCTCTTGAAGAGTGCCAGAACAATACTCGGTCTTTAGATCTACCTTTTTCGATATTAGTTTTAATACTCATACCATCAAGGTGTTCGCTTGGGTATAAGTTCAAATCACATAAGTCTAATAAAGTTGGGTATAAATCTGTATTTGTAGTCACCTGATCAATCACTTTATGTCTAGAAATCTTTGCTCCTGAGAAGATCAAAGGAACTTTTGTTCCACCTTCATAAGAGTGGCCTTTACCTGCTCTTAATGGTAAATTAGAAGTAGCTAAATCTCTATTACTTGTTAAACCTCTATTGGATAAACCACCATGATCAGAAGTAAATACAATGATCGTATTATCATAGATACCTTGCTCTTTTAAGGTTTTAACGATTCTTCCTAAGCTCTCATCCACAGACTCTACCATGGCAGCATATACAGGATTATTTTGATGCATTTTCATCTGTCCATCTTTCTGAGTGTACTCAGGACCTTCAAATGTCATTCCTTCCAATTTCGTCTTGTATTTCTTAATCATTTCTTTCTTTGCTTGGAAAGGAGTGTGTACTCCATAGTGACTTAAAATTGCAAAGAATGGCTTTTTATCATGATTAGCAGTAATAAAATCAATTGTTTCATCTGTAAGACGGTCAGTTAAATACTCTCCTTCTTCACCTTCATCCAATCCAATGATTGTTCCATGGCCTTTCTTGTTGATCTTTTTAGGGTTCTTTGAAGTGTTATATGGAAAGAAATAAGATTTAGGAGCTCCAGCTGCACAACCTGCGATATTGATATCATACCCTTTATTATGTGGCCACTCATCTTCCTCATGACCTAAATGCCATTTACCAGCAAAGAAAGTATGGTACCCTTGATCTTTGAATGCTTGACCAATTGTCTTTTCATTATCATAAAACTTTTTCCCTTTGATGGTATTCTCATTTTTTGCTGGAATACCTGCTCTTGCCGGATAACGACCCGTCTGTAAAGCATATCTTGATGGCAAACATCTAGGGTGAGCTACATAAGCATTCGTAAAGTCTACTCCTTCTTCTGCTAAGGCATCAATGTTAGGAGTCTCATAAAAATCAGCATCATGATGTGAAATATCAAAGTATCCCAAATCATCTACTAAAAATATCAATACATTTTTTTTGTCCTGAGCTATTACACTGCTAGCACAGAATAAAAATAAACTAAATAATAAGTTCAAATATCTCATGATTAATATAATTGATGTTGTTAATCTTATTTTAATTTGAAGGTATTCTTACTGCATTGACGTCTTTCTGCCAAGCTAGAATTTTCTCCTTCAATCGTTTCGCTACCTTGTGATCTTCGTGGTAGACATTATTCTCTTCATAAGGATCTTCATCTACTTGATACATTTCGAATCTTTCCTCATCATAGAAATAAAACAACTTGTAGTTATCTTCTCTCACTACAGTACAATTAGTATCTCCCGTAGACCTAGGTCTCGCCATTGGAGAATGCCAATAAATTGTCCTTTTTATCTTCTTATTTTTTGTGATCGCTTTTTTGATACTCACCCCATCTTTGTGTTGAGAAGGAATCAATGGCAAATCACAAAGATCAAGAAGTGTAGGATAAAGGTCTGTATTTGTTGTCAATTGCTCCGACTTTTGTGATGCATTCGGAACATTACCTGCGATAATTAAAGGTACTTTAGTTCCACCTTCATAATTATGTCCTTTTCCGGCTCTTAAAGGTAAATTCGAAGTAGCGATTTTCCTTTTGTTACCTACACCTCTGTTCGATAAACCTCCATGATCTGAAGTAAAGACAATAATTGTGTTATCATATAAGTTCCTATCTTTCAATGCTTTCACAATAGCACCTAAACTTTCATCTACAGATTCTATCATTGCAGCATAAACTGGATCATTTTGATGTTGCTTTGTTTCTCCATCTTTATGAATAAACTCAGGTCCTTCGAAAGACATTCCCTTAAGTTTCTTTTTATACTTCTGAACTAGCTGTTCTTTCGCTTCTAATGGAGTATGTACACCATAATGGCACAGCATCAAGAAAAAAGGATCTTTGTGTTCTCCATTAATGTATTGAACTGTTTCTTTTGTCAAGCGATCAGTTAAATACTCTCCTTCATTTCCTTCTTCCAAACCTACAATCACCTTATGATTTCCTGATCTCTTTGGATCTTTTGGGGTGTTGTAAGGATAAAAATACGATTTTGGTGCTCCTGCACTACAACCTGCTATATTAACATCATACCCTCTATTGTTGGGCCATGTTTCTGGTAGTTTACCCAGATGCCATTTTCCAGCAAAGAATGTAGTGTAGCCATTGTTTTTAAATGCTTGACCAATTGTTATTTCGTTATCCGATAAGTTACATTCATCTTTCCCTTGGAAACCCGGAACACCTACTCTTGCAGGATATTTACCCGTCTGTAATCCGTATCTTGAAGGAACACATCTAGGATGTGAAACATAAGCATTAGAAAAATCTACACCTTCTTTAGCTAATGCATCAATATTTGGCGTTTCATAAAACTTGGAGCCATGAAGGCTAATATCATAAAATCCCAAATCGTCTACTACAAAGACAACTACATTTTTCTTCTGAGCAAAAACAGAAGATAAAATAGTAAAGCTGAATATAAAAAGTAATAATGTTCTCATCACTTATTGTCTTATTGGATAAATAGCATCAGACGGAATCTCTACTTTAAAATTCTCTTTTAAGTAGTTCTGCTCCACTAAGAAATCATCTGTTGCTTGTAGTGTATCATAATACCATCTACTCACCGTTCCTGCTGGGTATCCTTGTTTTTTCCCATATCCTTTATTGAAAAAAGAGTGTTCTGCACCAGTGTAAACTATCATTTTTATATCTACACCTGCTTCTTGTGCTCTCTTCTCAAAATCTCTTGCGATATCTAATGGTATAACCTTATCTAAGTCCCCTAACTGTACTAAAGTGGAAGGAAAAGCATTACTCATATTTGGTCTTGGACTAAATGTTTCCCATTTAATACCTTTTGCGGATAGTTCTTTTTCTACTAAACGGAATCCATAACCCTTATCACTTACATCCAATACTGGATTAAAAAGCAATAGTAAATTCGGTTGGTAATCTTTTTTCGTAATGGAAGTACTCAATGGATCAATAAATGCAGTACTTGCTGCTAGATGTCCCCCTGCTGAACCGCCTCCAATAGCGATCATATTTTTCTTAATTCCGTATTTCTTTGCATTTTTTCTTACAAAAGCTACTGCTTCTTGTGCATCTTCGACAGCTTCGTAGATTGTTGTATTGTTTCTCTTCCTTACCCTATATTCTGGGCAGAACACAACAAGACCTCTATCTGCAAAATGTTTTGCCTGATTATAGAAAGCTTTGGGGCTTCCAGAGTTCCAACCACCACCATGGATAAAAATAATTGCTCCTTTGGAAGAGGCCTGTTTTTCTGGCTTAAAAATATGTAATGATAGTTGTAGGTCATCTACTGTTTTATATACCTCTTTTTCTGTAGGTTGAATGGTTTGTCCAACTACAGAAAATTGGATAAATACAGAGATAACTAGTAGTAATAATTTTGCTTTCATTTCATAAAGAGGTTAAAAAATGTGAGGGTCCATGATTTAAAATAGTCACACAGTTATGGACCCTCAATCATTTTAATTTTTGATACTTTATTATACTTACAGATTACATGGCCGGATAATTCGGCTTGTAACTGTTAAGGTCTAATTTTTTTGTTTCAGAAACCTCCAATTTAACCTTTGTTAGATCTTTATCTCTTGATGAAGAACCAACCATAATTGTGAAGTCGCCTTTTTCTACGATCCATTGCATTTCTTGATCAAAGAAGGCTAAGTCTTGAGTATTCAACTCAAATGAGATTGATTTTTTCTCACCTGCAGCTAAAGATACTTTTTTGTATGCCTTTAATTCTTTGATTGGTCTTGTTACTGAAGAGTAATTATCTCTGATATAAACCTGAACAATTTCATCTCCATCCCTTTTACCAATGTTTTGAACATCACAAGAGACAGTAAATGGCTCATCTCCTTTAATTGTTGATTTATCAATGGCAACATTTGAAGTTTTGAACTCAGTGTATGAAAGACCAAAACCAAATGAGTACAATGGATTTTTATCCGTAAACTTATACTTATGGAAGTAGTGTGAAGGCTTATGGTTATAATATAACTTGATTTGACCTGCTGTTCTTGGTACTGTGATCGGTAATTTTGCTGTTGGGTTCACATCACCAAATAAGATTTCTGTGATCGCCTGACCACCAAAGCTACCTGGCTCCCATGCTTCAAGAATACCATTCATATTGTCTTCTAACCACTCTTCACCAATTGGTCTACCGTTTACTAATACTGCTACTACTGGTGTACCCGTTTTTTTAATCGCTTTGATTAACTCTAACTGACGACCTGGTAGATCGATATGAGCTCTATCTGTATTTTCGCCGCAAGTCTTGTTTTTCCAATCGTATCTTAATGAATTTTCTCCTACAACTACAATTGCCAAATCAGACTTAGATGCTCTTACTGCCGCCTCTCTGATTGATTTATCAGAAGTTTGACCAATAATTTCACCGCTATTATAGTAATCTAATTTAAATCCTTTTTGCTTTGAAACAGCTTCTAAACCTTCTTTTACAGTAACAACTCTGTCTTCAGGTTGGTACCAGTGCCAATCGCCTAAGATTGTTTCATTGTTAGCGTTAGGTCCTGTTAGGAATACTTTTTTATACTTACCTCCTGCTAAAGGAAGGATACCATCATTCTTTAATAAAACGATTGACTTTCTTGCTACTTCTAATGCAGTTGCTTGATGCTCTTGGTTGAAAACAATTTCTTCTGCTTTTTTCTCATCAACAAAAGGATTTTCAAATAAACCAAGACGGAATTTTACTTCTAATATCTTAGCACAAGCGTCATTTACTCTTTCTTCAGGAACTATACCTTTCTTAACCGCTTCTACGATCGATTCTGTAAACTTAGGACCATGCATGTGCATATCCATACCATTATTTACAGAAGTTCTGAAGGCATCATCCATCGTTTCAGCTTGGTGATGAAGTGTATGAATTCTTTCAATATCCATCCAATCTGATACATAGAAACCTTGGAAGCCGTATTCTTCTCTAACAATATCTGTCATTAAAAGCTTACTGTTATGACATGGAATACCATTTACTTCGTTATGTGCTGTCATAATAGAAAATACATTCGCTTCTTGTACAGCTCTTCTGTAAGGAGGTAAATGTACTTCTCTAATTGTTCTCATTGAGATATCTAATGGAGAAGCGTTGGTACCATTCATAGGCTCTCCACCACCGATTAAGTGTTTTGCACAAGCAATTACTTTCTCATTTCCTGTGAAGTTTTCACCTTGGAAACCTTTAATCATTTCAACACCCATGTTACCTACAAGGTATGGGTCTTCACCGAAAGTTTCGCCAACTCTACCCCAACGGGCATCTCTAGCGATATCGATATTTGGCGTAAATGCCCAATGCGAACCAGTAGCTCTCATTTCTTTGGCAGTTTCTACACCAATTCTGTTAGATAATTGCTCTTCCCAAGTACTTGCTAAACCAATTGGAGTAGGATAAATAGTTGCTCCATAGTTTAAACCATTACCATGAATGGCATCAATACCTATTAATAATGGGATTTGTAATCTAGATTTTTGAGCTAGTTTTTGTAAGTGGTTTGCTTCCTCAGCAGAGATAACATGTAAAAATGAACCGATTTTTCCTTCCTCAGTCATTTTTGCAATATCCGAAGAATGAAGTCCAGGATAAAAACCTAATGCATCATTATTATGCAGGTCATCTGGAGACAAATCTTCCTCTGCTTTTTTCATATGTTCTAGGCCTACATATTGGGCCATTTGGGCAACTTTTTCTTCTAATGTCATCTGAGACATCAGGTCTGCCACACGATCTTGAATCGCTACGTTTGTGTTTTTGTAGATAGGTTGATCGTTGCTTGCTTTTGTTTCACATCCGATGATGCCAACAGCTAATGCCAGAGCAACAGCACCTTTGATTAAGTTTCTCATTGTCGTATCAAAAAATTAAATTATTGATATCACAAATCTCGAAAAGATCTAAAAAAATGTAGTTTAATTATTAATCTTACACTTATAAAAATGGTTCAATAAAAAAGCGTTCACAGTACTTACAACCCTCTTAATATAGTCAAAATAAAGGTTTTATTACTTTTTTTAAACATTGAACGTTTTTCAAACCTACAAGAACTATTACTCGTCTATTGTGATATATACACTTTATACATTTGTTACATCAAGGCCAACAAAATGAATTATAAAATATTAATAAGAAATCACATGGAAAATTATTACCTTAAGGAATGAAACATCAGTAATGTAGAATCAGCCAAGTTCATTAAATCGCTAAATCAAGTAGTTTCGAGACTACTAACTAATCGAGAAAAAATTTAATGAATTAAATAAGTACGTTAATATTGATATCAACTTCAACAGATTTTTTTCAGTTGAATAACACATAGTATGATGAAGTGTATAAATCTACTCTTTATTCTGTTTTTACTAACGCTATCCAATAACTTCACTTTTGCACAAAACCAAGAAACTTACACTGTAGAAGGTATTGTAAAAGATGAAAGTGGAATCACTCTACCTGGAGTGAATGTATACGTTAGAGAAACAAGGAACGGAGTCAAAACCGACTTCAATGGAAAATTTTCAATCAACCTAGAAGAGACCGCTACTTTGGTTTTCTCTTACATAGGTATGAAGACGAAAAGAGTCGAAGTAAATCCTTTCGATTTAACCAATAGAAATTTAGATATTGTGCTTAAAGAGGACATGGAATTATTAGACGAAATCGTCGTAGTAGGATATGGTAGTCAAAATGCCAGTGACCTTACCGGTTCTGTATCACAATTAAAAGAGTCTGACGATGTAGTGAGACAATACAATAGTGTTGACGAAGTACTACAAGGACGTATGGCCGGTGTTCAAGTAACTAGTAACAGTGGTCAGCCAGGTTCGGGTATTAGTGTAAAAATTCGAGGTACAAACTCATTAAGAGGTAACAACGAACCATTATATATTGTTGATGGTATCGTTATTAGTTCAGCAGGTGAAGATACTAATTCTGCTTTTTCTGATGGAAACGAAGACCAAGGAGTTCAAAATGGTCTTGCAGGTATTAACCCAAGAGATATTGAATCGATAGAAGTACTTAAAGATGCTTCCGCTACAGCTATTTATGGTTCAAGAGGTGCCAATGGTGTAGTTTTAATCACGACAAAAAAAGGTAATAAAGGAAAAGCTAAAATCAATGCTTTTGTAAATACAGAAGTAGCAATGATCTCTAAAAAGATTGATGTATTAGATCCCCAAGCATTTGCACAAATGACCAACGAGGTATCTATGATGAAAGGACAGCTTCCTAAATACCACATCAATAATGGTCAAATTTACGGTGTAGATGGAAACGGTTCAATTAGCACTGTTCCATTGACACAAGTAAATTGGCAAGATGAAATTTACCAACCAGGTGTAAGTACCAATGCTCAACTTTCCGCTTCAGGTGGTACTGATAACACAAAGTACTATATCTCTGGTGGTTTTAATGACATGAATGGTATTGTAGAAAATTCTAATATGAAGTCTGGAGACTTAAGAATGAACCTACAAACTAAAGTAACGGATAAGTTAAAAGTGGATGGCCGTATGTCGATGTATTACTCACAAGGTCAGTTTGCTCAAAGTGGTTCAAAAGGTGGTAGTAGCCGTTCATTCACAAAATCGGTAGTCAACTTCCAACCATTCTATGAGCATGATGCTGAAATCTCAGACATTGGTTTATCATCTCCACTATCATTTATTGAAGACTACGAAGATTTAACGCAAGAGTTAAAATTATTCGCTTCAATGAATGCTACTTATTCATTCAATAAGAATTTCAAATACCAAATGAGAGCGGGTACTAACTATAGATCGAAAGAAAGATCTATTTGGTACGGTAGCAATACTCAAAAAGGTAGTCAGACAAACGGTGCATTAGGTATTTCTGGATTAAGCAGATATTCTTATGTGGTTGATAACTTATTTATGTTTAATAAGAACTTCAATAAGAAACATAGAATTGATGCAGTAGTTGGTTTTGTTGTAGATGGTGTAACGAGTACTCAATCCAATTCAGAATCGGAAAACTTCCCGGTACATACATTAAAAGCAAGAGCCCCACAATTAGGACAAACTATTGTAACTCCTTACACTGAAATGACGAGTTCAGAATTATTGTTATCTGGTTTAGGTAGATTCTCATACACATATGATAATAAGTATACCTTAACTGCTACAATGAGAGCGGACGGGTCGTCAAAATTCAAATCACAAAACCAATTTGGTTACTTCCCATCAGCGGCCGCAGCGTGGCATATTTCTGAAGAGAATTTCTTAAAAACTTCAGACGTTGTTTCTAACCTAAAGCTTAGAGCATCTTGGGGTCTTACTGGTAACCAAGCAATCACTCCTTACCAAACTTACGATAATTACGGTGTTGTTTACTACACAGATTACAACAACAACACTATCATTGGTGCAGGACCTAATAACATCGGTAATGAAACTCTAAAATGGGAAACAACGCAGCAGTCTAACGTAGGTATTGATTTCGGTTTATTTGAAGGAAAGATTTATGGTTCATTTGATGCTTTCTATAAAACAACAGATGACCTTCTTCAAGAGATTATGATTCCTACTTCAACAGGTTTTACTAGTTACTTAACCAACAGAGGTAGTATTGAAAATAAAGGTATCGACTTTATGCTAGAGACAGTTGCTTATTCTAAGAAAGACTTAACAATTACGGTAGGTGGTAACATCTCTGTAGTTAGATCAAAAGTACTTGATTTAGGTATTCCTGAAGCTCCTGTATATATCAACGGTCAAGAGCAAATGGCCTCTTATTACTTAGGCAACAACATCTCAACGGGTACTTACTTTAAGCAACCTGCTAACATCTTTATGGTAGGACAACCTGTAGGTGTATTCTGGGGATATCAAACCAACGGTATTTACCAAACATCTGAAGATGCAGCCAATGGTCCAAGTGTAAATGGTAATGCTCCTTCTGCAGGTGATATCGCTTTTGTAGACCAAAATGGTGATGGTAATATTGATGCTTCAGACATGACAATCATTGGTGATCCTAACCCTGATTTCATCTTCGGTTTCAATACTAAAATCACGTATAAAAACCTTACAATTAGTGCATTGTTCACTGGTTCATTCGGCAACGACATTGTTAACGGTAACTTATTGATCGAATCAGATGCTTACCAAAATAATAAGAACGTAAGACCTGAAGCAT is from Flammeovirga agarivorans and encodes:
- a CDS encoding sulfatase yields the protein MRYLNLLFSLFLFCASSVIAQDKKNVLIFLVDDLGYFDISHHDADFYETPNIDALAEEGVDFTNAYVAHPRCLPSRYALQTGRYPARAGIPAKNENTIKGKKFYDNEKTIGQAFKDQGYHTFFAGKWHLGHEEDEWPHNKGYDINIAGCAAGAPKSYFFPYNTSKNPKKINKKGHGTIIGLDEGEEGEYLTDRLTDETIDFITANHDKKPFFAILSHYGVHTPFQAKKEMIKKYKTKLEGMTFEGPEYTQKDGQMKMHQNNPVYAAMVESVDESLGRIVKTLKEQGIYDNTIIVFTSDHGGLSNRGLTSNRDLATSNLPLRAGKGHSYEGGTKVPLIFSGAKISRHKVIDQVTTNTDLYPTLLDLCDLNLYPSEHLDGMSIKTNIEKGRSKDRVLFWHSSRARPNSTGDIHVTVARDGDLKMMYFYKEERYELYDLSKDPYEANNIFNANDPKNAELMKMIKNWTAEVKAAS
- the tsaD gene encoding tRNA (adenosine(37)-N6)-threonylcarbamoyltransferase complex transferase subunit TsaD; translation: MSGTILAIESSCDETSASVVKNGTVLSNIVSTQEVHQKYGGVVPELASRAHQKNILPVVSAALDDAGVEKKDLDAVAFTKGPGLLGALLVGTSFAKGMAMALDIPLIGVNHMQAHILAHFIDDPKPNFPFLCLTVSGGHTQLVVVHSPLNMEIVGETIDDAVGEAFDKTAKIMGLDYPGGPLIDKYAKEGDPLKYEFPNVNIPEYNFSFSGIKTAFLNFLRKESQKDENFVKDNMADLCASIQYTLIKILMKKLIKASKDLNIKEIGIAGGVSANSSLRNTILEEGKKRGWNVFIPEFEHCTDNAAMIAMAAHYQYEGKDFEALNTSPNPRLKFTGSEK
- the lgt gene encoding prolipoprotein diacylglyceryl transferase; this translates as MESLLAYINWDVNPEILPGILPVRWYGLLFSLGFFIGTWIMAKIFVRENRPESDADAILIYMVAATIIGARLGHVFFYQPDYYLTHPIEIIQIWKGGLASHGGAIGIIVALYFYAKNRPDQPWLWILDRIVIPVALAGCFIRFGNLMNSEIIGKATDVPWAFIFERAYVEDPMTPRHPAQLYESLTYLCIFFILGAIYKKEGPKLPQGRLFGLFLVLVFGMRFVWEFFKENQVAFEANMELNMGQWLSIPAVLAGLFFIWRSTTPAAAPPPYPEVNPNEGKKK
- a CDS encoding sulfatase, translating into MYKKIKSLIVGAMLLPTITFSQEKPNVLLITVDDLRPELGCYDNKIIQTPSIDALSKHATTFYNAFCQVPVCGASRASMHTGVRPTVTRFVDAGAKIDKDYPNAVTIGQHFKENGYYTFSAGKVIHGKKDAVERSWTEFHPAEDMFEWHDPALVADKENPQKPYKKSLPYEIVENSKDTDFLDGRTVDLAKKKLKEFKKKDQPFFMAVGLARPHLPFVAPKRFWDLYNEEEIAMAENPFLPEGMPNIAKTTWGELRAYRTVPRKGNVSDEMARKLKHGYYASVSFSDYLLGELIQELKEQGLYDNTIIVLWGDHGWQLGEHTFWAKHSTFDIALNVPLIIKPQSSKKTKKAKVEGFAEIVDIFPTLCELADISQPQQLQGQSLLPILKNPKASVKDYTLSRWKQGDSIRTKGFRYTLFKNKQGEVIAEMMYDLIKDPQENKNIVKDPAYADEVNKHRDFLASALQEYKLEESR
- a CDS encoding sulfatase; translation: MRTLLLFIFSFTILSSVFAQKKNVVVFVVDDLGFYDISLHGSKFYETPNIDALAKEGVDFSNAYVSHPRCVPSRYGLQTGKYPARVGVPGFQGKDECNLSDNEITIGQAFKNNGYTTFFAGKWHLGKLPETWPNNRGYDVNIAGCSAGAPKSYFYPYNTPKDPKRSGNHKVIVGLEEGNEGEYLTDRLTKETVQYINGEHKDPFFLMLCHYGVHTPLEAKEQLVQKYKKKLKGMSFEGPEFIHKDGETKQHQNDPVYAAMIESVDESLGAIVKALKDRNLYDNTIIVFTSDHGGLSNRGVGNKRKIATSNLPLRAGKGHNYEGGTKVPLIIAGNVPNASQKSEQLTTNTDLYPTLLDLCDLPLIPSQHKDGVSIKKAITKNKKIKRTIYWHSPMARPRSTGDTNCTVVREDNYKLFYFYDEERFEMYQVDEDPYEENNVYHEDHKVAKRLKEKILAWQKDVNAVRIPSN
- a CDS encoding alpha/beta hydrolase yields the protein MKAKLLLLVISVFIQFSVVGQTIQPTEKEVYKTVDDLQLSLHIFKPEKQASSKGAIIFIHGGGWNSGSPKAFYNQAKHFADRGLVVFCPEYRVRKRNNTTIYEAVEDAQEAVAFVRKNAKKYGIKKNMIAIGGGSAGGHLAASTAFIDPLSTSITKKDYQPNLLLLFNPVLDVSDKGYGFRLVEKELSAKGIKWETFSPRPNMSNAFPSTLVQLGDLDKVIPLDIARDFEKRAQEAGVDIKMIVYTGAEHSFFNKGYGKKQGYPAGTVSRWYYDTLQATDDFLVEQNYLKENFKVEIPSDAIYPIRQ